A genomic window from Brassica oleracea var. oleracea cultivar TO1000 chromosome C8, BOL, whole genome shotgun sequence includes:
- the LOC106310333 gene encoding uncharacterized protein LOC106310333 has product MGNSLRCCIACVLPCGALDLIRIVHLNGHVQEITRSITAGEILQANPNHVLSIPCSQGVVRKILILSPESELKRGSIYFLIPDSSLPEKKRRRKDSHRQSKTLNNSPSVDAPKDDDQSVKLCTEKYLEEVVSSTSTSKEHRHRRRHSRSASVSTWQPHLDSISEDLN; this is encoded by the coding sequence ATGGGAAACAGCTTAAGGTGTTGTATAGCTTGTGTGCTTCCATGTGGAGCACTAGACTTGATCAGGATCGTTCATCTAAACGGCCACGTTCAGGAGATCACACGGTCAATAACCGCCGGAGAGATTCTCCAAGCAAACCCAAACCATGTCCTAAGCATACCATGTTCTCAAGGAGTTGTCCGTAAGATCTTGATCTTGTCCCCTGAATCTGAGCTCAAGCGAGGAAGTATCTATTTTCTTATTCCTGATTCTTCTTTGCCGGAGAAGAAAAGGAGGAGAAAAGATAGTCATCGTCAGAGTAAGACTCTCAACAACAGCCCTAGCGTTGACGCCCCTAAAGATGATGATCAATCTGTGAAGTTGTGTACTGAGAAGTACTTAGAAGAAGTTGTGTCGTCGACGTCGACTAGTAAAGAACACCGTCATCGCCGGCGACATAGCAGATCCGCGTCAGTTTCCACGTGGCAGCCTCACCTTGACAGCATCTCTGAGGATCTTAATTAA